One Panicum virgatum strain AP13 chromosome 3N, P.virgatum_v5, whole genome shotgun sequence DNA segment encodes these proteins:
- the LOC120665171 gene encoding uncharacterized protein LOC120665171: MASNGNGNLKADTRQVEPTASDDVPGATSLNTLATQGVSQRRKRWSGFRNFWNSLSSGPRLKKLGPSPSFRFQQLALQRDEFSRSVHSDNHGSHDHFQFLRKINWGHLWMMAKDWIKEPMNMALFVWIACVAVSGAILFLVMSGMLNHALPKKSQRDTWFEVNNQILNALFTLMCLYQHPQRIYNFVLLCRWEQQDILRLRKIYCKNGAYKPNEWMHMMVVVILLNLNCFAQYALCGLNLGYRRSERPPIGVGLTISVAIGAAAFAGLYNIISPLGKDYDTEQADIDQEAQIEVTSTESGRPTSRFMSFERRYSFIHTEERRFVESRPEWVGGILDFWDQISLAYLSLFCSCCVFGWNMQRLGFGNMYVHIATFLLFCLAPFFIFTLAAGNINNPSLQSALGLTGLFLCFFGLLYGGFWRIQMRKRFNLPENTFCCRNPDATDCFQWLFCCSCSLAQEVRTADHYDITEDRSHRGQVTEESPRIMSPLRREDGSPLFRSHPSSPYRSGNASPSIFILESPSAPRRSSGSTPQGGSPTSDRAMKAPTPSVLHRDAGPRHDMGASNEGATSPMR, encoded by the coding sequence ATGGCCTCCAATGGTAATGGAAATCTGAAAGCTGACACTCGACAAGTCGAACCAACAGCTTCGGATGATGTTCCTGGGGCAACAAGCCTGAACACCCTTGCTACTCAAGGTGTTTCACAACGGAGAAAGCGGTGGAGTGGATTTAGGAACTTCTGGAATAGCCTTTCGAGTGGCCCCAGATTAAAGAAGCTTGGCCCCTCCCCTTCGTTCAGGTTTCAACAGCTCGCGCTTCAACGTGATGAGTTCTCACGTTCCGTCCATTCTGATAACCATGGTAGTCATGATCATTTCCAATTTCTCAGGAAGATTAATTGGGGCCATCTTTGGATGATGGCCAAGGATTGGATAAAGGAGCCTATGAACATGGCCCTTTTCGTTTGGATTGCTTGTGTTGCTGTGTCGGGAGCAATTCTCTTCCTTGTTATGAGTGGAATGCTAAATCATGCTTTGCCAAAAAAATCGCAAAGAGACACCTGGTTTGAAGTGAACAACCAAATTCTGAATGCATTGTTCACACTCATGTGTCTGTATCAGCACCCACAacggatctacaactttgtgcTTCTGTGTCGATGGGAGCAACAGGACATTCTAAGGCTTAGGAAGATATATTGCAAAAATGGAGCATATAAGCCTAATGAGTGGATGCACATGATGGTTGTTGTAATCCTTCTTAATTTGAATTGCTTTGCTCAGTATGCCCTTTGCGGTCTAAACCTGGGATACCGCAGATCTGAACGGCCTCCTATTGGTGTTGGCTTGACTATATCTGTTGCAATTGGGGCTGCAGCATTCGCTGGCCTTTATAATATCATCAGCCCACTTGGGAAGGATTATGACACAGAACAGGCGGACATTGATCAAGAAGCACAAATTGAAGTCACCTCAACTGAGAGCGGCAGGCCAACTTCACGATTTATGTCATTTGAGAGGAGATACTCTTTCATCCATACTGAAGAACGTCGTTTCGTGGAGAGTAGGCCTGAGTGGGTTGGCGGGATACTGGATTTCTGGGACCAGATATCTCTTGCATATTTGTCACTTTTCTGCAGCTGCTGTGTCTTTGGCTGGAACATGCAGAGGCTTGGCTTTGGCAACATGTATGTCCATATCGCGACGTTTCTGCTCTTTTGCCTAGCACCATTTTTTATCTTCACCCTGGCAGCTGGCAACATTAACAACCCCTCCCTTCAATCGGCATTGGGGCTCACTGGTCTTTTCCTATGCTTCTTCGGTTTACTGTATGGTGGCTTTTGGAGAATACAAATGAGGAAGAGATTCAACCTGCCCGAAAATACCTTCTGCTGCCGCAATCCTGATGCCACAGATTGTTTCCAGTGGTTGTTCTGCTGCTCATGTTCCCTTGCCCAGGAGGTCAGAACCGCTGATCACTACGATATTACAGAGGACAGGTCACACAGAGGGCAAGTGACAGAGGAAAGTCCGCGCATAATGTCCCCGTTGCGACGTGAAGATGGTTCGCCCTTGTTCAGGTCCCATCCGAGTTCGCCTTACAGGAGTGGCAATGCTAGTCCGTCGATCTTCATCCTGGAGAGCCCATCAGCTCCACGCAGGTCATCTGGCTCCACACCTCAGGGTGGTTCACCAACAAGCGATAGGGCGATGAAGGCACCAACCCCATCCGTTCTCCACAGAGATGCTGGACCGCGTCATGACATGGGGGCATCCAATGAAGGAGCTACCAGCCCAATGAGATGA
- the LOC120665172 gene encoding WRKY transcription factor WRKY24-like — MTSTPGSFGTLANSGPVALSLATSSFASFLGGPASGGADSSGLSKFKAMPPPSLPLSHPPASPSSFLNALSGFLDSPILLTPSLFPSPTTGAIPSEPFNWMGTGENLQPSVKDEQRQYTDFTFQTAAASVPETGAGAARQAASFPQSSSMLMAPLGGLGDSYNGELQQQQPWSYQEPAAQFEAPPAAATQPDMLGNGGYTAVPAAVPGFREQSNRPPSDDGYNWRKYGQKNMKGSENPRSYYKCSFPSCPTKKKVERSPDGQVTEIVYKGTHNHPKPQSTRRNSSSAPAPAASSSYGLQSASDAAAEYSFGALSGAPVATPENSSGSFGDDEINGVSSRLAGNLGGEELDDDEPDSKKWRKAGGDGEAASVAGNRTVREPRVVVQTMSDIDVLDDGYRWRKYGQKVVKGNPNPRSYYKCTTAGCPVRKHVERACHDTRAVVTTYEGKHNHDVPPARGSSASLYRAALEAQQAAGYHHHGFVAGGGGGSSSHGAFCGGLLDGGAPTQAAETGFSMSGFGNTVGTAYSYPSHYQQQQQQQSEAMYYAAPSAKDEPRDDMSFFEQPLLF, encoded by the exons ATGACCTCGACGCCGGGGAGCTTTGGAACGCTGGCCAACTCCGGACCCGTGGCGCTCTCGCTCGCGACCAGCTCCTTCGCTAGCTTTCTTGGCGGCCCGGCTTCCGGCGGAGCAGACAGCAGCGGGCTGTCCAAGTTCaaggccatgccgccgccgtccctcccGCTGTCGCacccgccggcgtcgccgtcgtcgttccTCAACGCGCTCTCCGGCTTCCTCGACTCGCCGATCCTTCTGACGCCCAGC TTGTTCCCGTCGCCGACGACGGGCGCGATCCCGTCGGAGCCCTTCAACTGGATGGGCACGGGGGAGAACCTGCAGCCTAGCGTAAAGGATGAGCAGCGGCAGTACACCGACTTCACGTtccagacggcggcggcgtccgtgcCGGAGACGGGGGCCGGAGCCGCGCGGCAGGCGGCGTCCTTTCCACAATCGTCGTCCATGCTGATGGCGCCATTG GGTGGACTTGGAGATTCCTACAACGGCGAgctgcagcaacagcagccaTGGAGCTACCAGGAGCCCGCTGCGCAATTCgaagcgccgccggcggcggcgacgcagcCTGACATGCTCGGGAACGGCGGCTACACCGCCGTGCCCGCTGCGGTACCGGGCTTCCGCGAGCAGAGCAACCGGCCGCCGTCGGACGACGGCTACAACTGGCGCAAGTACGGGCAGAAGAACATGAAGGGGAGCGAGAACCCGCGCAGCTACTACAAGTGCAGCTTCCCCAGCTGCCCCACCAAGAAGAAGGTGGAGCGGTCGCCGGACGGGCAGGTCACGGAGATCGTGTACAAGGGCACGCACAACCATCCCAAGCCGCAGAGCACGCGCCGGAACTCCAGCtcggccccggcgccggcggcatcgTCGTCGTACGGGCTGCAGAGCGccagcgacgcggcggcggagtaCTCCTTCGGCGCGCTGTCCGGCGCGCCAGTGGCGACGCCCGAGAACTCGTCGGGGTCGTTCGGGGACGACGAGATCAACGGCGTGAGCTCGAGGCTTGCCGGTAAcctcggcggcgaggagctcgaTGACGATGAACCCGACTCCAAGAAATG GAGGaaagccggcggcgacggcgaggcggcctcGGTGGCCGGCAACCGGACGGTGCGCGAGCCGAGGGTCGTCGTGCAGACGATGAGCGACATCGACGTCCTGGACGACGGCTACCGGTGGCGCAAGTACGGGCAGAAGGTGGTGAAGGGCAACCCGAACCCTCGGAGCTACTACAAGTGCACGACGGCGGGGTGCCCCGTGCGGAAGCACGTGGAGCGCGCGTGCCACGACACGCGCGCCGTGGTCACCACCTACGAGGGCAAGCACAACCACGACGTGCCCCCCgcgcgcggcagcagcgcctcgcTCTACCGCGCCGCGCTGGAGGCGCAGCAGGCCGCGGGCTACCACCACCACGGCTTcgtcgccggcggaggcggcggcagcagcagccacggcgCGTTCTGCGGCGGcctgctcgacggcggcgcgccgacGCAGGCCGCGGAGACCGGATTCTCCATGTCCGGGTTCGGCAACACTGTGGGCACGGCGTACTCTTACCCGAGCCACtaccagcaacagcaacagcagcagagcGAGGCGATGTACTACGCCGCCCCATCAGCCAAGGACGAGCCACGAGACGACATGTCATTTTTCGAGCAGCCATTGCTGTTCTGA
- the LOC120667679 gene encoding secreted RxLR effector protein 161-like, translating to MEEKVKLSKDSTAPLVDATSYRSIVGAQRYLTHTRQDIGFVVGYVSRFMAEPREDHLVAVKHLLRYVAGTRDYGLVYPRRSRGELELIGFSDSDMAGDVDGRRSTTGVLFFLGACPISWQSMKQKVVALELTGEEARAPVLMVDNQSAITLAKNPVHHDRSKHIDTKFHFTRDCVDGGQIKLEHVETARQLGDILTKPLGRVRLTELRTKIGVEEIKQEQCN from the exons ATGGAGGAGAAGGTGAAGCTGTCAAAGGACAGCACTGCCCCCTTGGTGGACGCCACGAGCTACCGGAGCATCGTCGGCGCACAGCGTTACCTCACGCACACGCGGCAGGACATTGGGTTCGTCGTGGGGTACGTGAGCCGGTTCATGGCGGAGCCGCGGGAGGATCACCTCGTCGCGGTCAAGCATCTGCTCCGCTATGTGGCAGGGACGCGCGACTACGGGCTCGTCTACCcaaggaggagcagaggagagcTGGAGCTGATTGGGTTCAGTGACAGCGACATGGCGGGCGACGTTGATGGACGAAGGAGCACGACTGGtgtgctcttcttccttggagcgTGCCCGATCTCCTGGCAATCGATGAAACAGAAGGTCGTTGCGCTGG agctcaccggagaagaagctCGGGCACCTGTCCTGATGGTGGACAACCAGTCCGCCATTACTTTGGCAAAGAACCCCGTCCACCATGACCGAAGCAAGCACATCGACACTAAGTTTCACTTCACCCGTGACTGCGTCGATGGTGGACAGATCAAGCTCGAGCACGTCGAGACTGCTCGACAGCTTGGGGACATCCTCACCAAGCCACTTGGGCGCGTTCGACTCACAGAGTTGAGGACCAAGATTGGAGTTGAGGAAATCAAGCAAGAGCAGTGCAATTAG
- the LOC120667680 gene encoding aldo-keto reductase family 1 member C23-like protein: MGQGEQDHFVLKSGHTIPAVGLGTWRAGSDTAHSVTTAITEAGCRHVDPAAQYGVEKEVGKGLKAAMEAGISSKDLFVTSKLWCTDLVPDKIRPALQKTLKDLQLDYIDLYLDVPPAEVSYTCNLPGRQQAPPQHADLVLQTPPPCPTLRVVDSPPVPSQQEHTQAGAASEHDEDWPPGFGPAKPTVDDVPPGTPPADAHQTTTMVVPPLQVYSRRNVTVARGTREVLPLQLFPDASSLVK; the protein is encoded by the exons ATGGGGCAAGGAGAACAAGATCACTTCGTTCTGAAGAGCGGGCACACCATCCCAGCTGTTGGGCTTGGCACTTGGAGAGCCGGCTCAGATACCGCTCACTCTGTTACGACAGCCATCACTGAG GCTGGGTGTAGGCATGTGGACCCAGCTGCTCAGTACGGAGTAGAAAAGGAG GTCGGTAAAGGACTGAAAGCTGCAATGGAGGCTGGGATCAGCAGTAAAGATTTGTTTGTAACATCAAAACTATG GTGCACAGACTTGGTTCCTGATAAGATTCGGCCAGCGCTACAAAAGACGCTCAAGGATTTGCAGCTGGATTATATCGATCTCTACCTT GATGTGCCACCGGCGGAGGTGTCCTACACCTGCAACCTTCCTGGAAGGCAGCAGGCGCCGCCCCAGCACGCCGACTTAGTGCTGCAGACACCACCACCGTGCCCCACTCTGCGGGTTGTGGACTCGCCTCCGGTGCCATCTCAGCAGGAGCACACACAGGCCGGCGCAGCCTCGGAGCATGATGAGGACTGGCCACCAGGCTTCGGTCCGGCCAAACCCACGGTGGACGATGTTCCTCCTGGTACGCCGCCGGCGGATGCCCACCAGACCACCACTATGGTTGTTCCTCCGCTACAGGTGTACTCTCGCCGCAATGTCACGGTGGCGCGGGGAACACGCGAGGTTCTTCCGTTACAGTTGTTCCCTGATGCCAGCTCGCTGGTAAAATAA